GAAAAAAACAGCGAAAGGAatgcatattaaaaaatttttttttttcgtattttatttatttttttatcattttttttgccaCTTTTCATGTTTTTTGGAAAACTAATATGCGTAATAATAAggcaaaaaatttttaatactttattaatttattttatacccccataaataatatatatatttttttgttttattatttacaacaTCATTactttaattaaaatgggtattactatattatatattttttcagccaatacaatattttacaaatgctagagaaataaaaagaatgttctttatatgaaacatgtataaatgtattataCATACTCCATTGTTAAATTagttgaaaatatataaacaccttcaattttaatgaagtataatatttaaaaattataaacccATTTAGTAGAATAAGCAGAATATATcgtaataatgataatgtttttgttttgaaCGGAATGCAAGGCTAGATTGATAAACtacttataaatttattctattaatatatagaaaataaatttccCTTTATCAACTACATAAATGGTATATTAGggatatataaaagtaGCGCAAATCaggaagaaaataaaatatcatttcAACAAAGCTTGAAgagtatataatattcaaatttttattcccATAAAATTTGCCGACAAACCTGGCCATTCAGAATTTGCAATTCATTTATGTTAGCCACATATTAACCGCATATTAACTATAGCATAGCTACTCATATTAAACCTTAGTAATGACTACGCCAAATTTTACgatcttttaattttatttttatcaagtatttgtatatatttatttaatagtaAGATTGTCTTTATTTGAATGGgaacatattaatataaaaattaaatataccccccaaatataattatactaCCAATACAGCAAAAATATAGGAAGAAaagacgaaaaaaaaaaaattaatttaatttaaaaaaaaaatatatgatccCTCTTTTTTGTATACGAGCAGTAGCAATATTATACTAAgcatgtaataataattttgttaaaattttataaaaaaaaatcaacaaaaattactttttttgctactaaaaaatttataaagaaaaagtaACATATTTCATTGAAagtatttaaaacaataaatatatagaatcCCAAAAATTGcgaacaaatatattttgtatatatttttataaaatatatttatttttttttttattttaaataaatataattggtAGCAAAATAGAATGGTGCTATTTGAACAAAGcaaaaaattgatatacaatataattttgtatagcTAGTCAAAacgtaataataataataatatatagaaaatacataaataatattaaaaaaaatattatttgatatttattgaaacagtaatgtttattttttgttgtaTTATACAGTTGTTTGAgtttaatgaaaaacaaaaaaatatattagacGACTTTAATATACTATTATTGGTAGTaccaaatattttttgaggGATGtcgtaaatataaaaattttttacaaattcaaaaaaatataatttttaataatattacaatTAATAACAAGCATGTTTATGtaatacaataaattaaattgtttcgttcttttttttatattttgtatttttctaAAACAAAATCGGGGTTATAATCGACATACAAAATACGTGCATGTGCATtactattttaatatatatatagctacatagctatatataaaaataaaaaaatatgcaataatacgcaataataaaattgtatttttatgttatttgtatgttgaaaaatatttgttattttttataagcataaaatattattttttacaaatatagaatatataaatatatttaatattattcttaaataaaaattatgattctataaaaaatgttttttatgtattaaaatcaataaaaatatataatttaatattaataaaaaaaacaagcaaaaatatatattattattttgtttttataattaaaataagactaaaattataaaaaaacgttAAATATCCTgttaaaagaataaaaaaaacgaaaaattacatgaaaaaataagaataacataaaatattatgttttaataaacaaatttttataatttcaaaagaaaaaaactttgatatattaaaaaaagtaatatatatatatagcttAATAGggcttatatattttttacaaataaaacatacaataattatttcttaTCAAAAAGTTACTATACtattcatttataatatataaataatttttcgaAAATGAagttaaaattaaatatcattaaaaaaaaaaagggcCTCGGAGAATCAATATCAGACGGTTTCAAATCcttatcaaataaaatattcggGACTGGAGTCGACAAATACTTCCAAGCAATCAATGGAgccataatattattatttgtcaCCGTCTTATATTACatacataaatttaaatccTCAACATcaagatataaaaacatgaaaatattatatatgtactaTGGATTTTTAGTATGTCTCACTGGATTAACCATAAGCATTAACTGGtaagatatattatatatgcatgcaaAAGACACATTAAATTTGTATGTCTTCAATACATTTCAATCTATAGAAGTTATATAGTAGCTTCTATagtatcatatttatacataatttgtttttttcgagttgaaaattttgatgTTTGTTCATTGTAACATAgtatgtgcatattttatctttcTTACTcgtattaattaattttttttttttttcccaaATTATAGGATGTATTATgagcatataaaaaacaagaaaaaaaatagaatttCATCATTAGATGTTAAAAGTAAGATATAAGGaattttacatttatatgtGCTATTATGCTtacatcatatttttaaatttaattatcaagtttataaaaaaaatgtactttaatttgtttttgcttttaaatgttgtatatattgtatagACACGTATGAAcatacataaattatatatacatatattgtGGTTACATatctatataaattattttctttttttcccTTCCTTTTTAGTGGcttataaaaagaaataaaggAATAGCAACTCTCTCAAAATGAGGATCTTGTATATGTGATATATAATGGCTTACAGTTCAAACAAACATCCAGATCActcgtttttttatttgtttgttcgtttttttttttatatttctgtgaataaaataattttgtttgtgtattatgtatacattttatttatattattgcttaaaaatatttttttattattatattttttaatgttagtaatatatatagcatatctgacgaaaattatataaatatatatagaaagaaaaataaactcatcaaaaataacataattaaaatgatACATAAATTGGTTTACTATTATAAGAATCATTTGGAAATAttaatactatttttaaatatttttgtaaacgttttttttattatcttattatattattcttaCCTTTTCGtctttataataatgaacatTTAATTGTGCCCCATCCTTAAAATACCATACTCCATCACCTATTggttcattatttttgaagTTTCCAATAAAATAGGTTCctaaatttaataagtaGAAAATTAGATTAAGATGAAACGGTCAAATGAAATGGCGAAACATGCTATGCATACTAAATAATGCAAACCATTTGGTAATATCCATTTCCCATGAGATAAATAGCCATTTTCCCAATGCCCCTCTAATACACTTTTGCactttttgtatatatattttcctacatttataaacaaaaaatgaacaaCAATAAAAACCCTtgcatatattcatattaattGTCATATTTATTCTATAATGTTTATTTGTGATATATAAGTATTACCATATCCATTCTTTTTTCCAAACCTCCAAGTACCCACATATACGTctccatttttatacacCATCAAACCTTCATCGTGCTTCATTCCGTTGGAATAATTTccataataataactttTCCCTTctgtataaaatattcaaatagaattcaaaaattattaatgaCAATACATAAAATGTTCAAACTTGTACATATCATCAAAATGTATAACAATATAATTACCTTTTGTATTGCATGTAATCTCTTTTTTAGTTTTCAACTTATTCGAATCTTGCATAAGACTTAGCAACTTTTCACTtagttttttcttttttttattgcgTTCCTTTTCGCTATCTTTTTTGCTTTTACTTCCCTCATTTTCGCTTCCCTCATTTTCGCTTTCCCCATTTTCGCTTCCCTCATTTTCGCTTTCCCCATTTTCGCTTTCCTCACTTTTACTTTCCTCACTTTTGCTTTCCTCACTTTTGCTTTTCTCATCTTCACTTTTACTCCCCTTACTTTCGCTTCCCTCGCTTTCGCTCTCTTCACTCTCTTCCTCCTCTTTGTTGTCTAAATTTTCACTACTCTTGGATTTGCTTCCTTCTGACATACTTTCATTTGACTCATTTTCGCTTTCCTCATTATTACTAGATTGGCTTGTTTCTCTaatctttttatttcctttttttttgtttgtatagttattaaaaaaatatgttccTATCccgttttttttgttatgtTCAAATGACCCTTGATAAAGGTCTCCATTCAAATATTCATACTCCCCTtcgaaagaaaaaatgtaataataaatattttgaaatatattaaacaaatttaaaagtgggaaaaataaagtatgCTGGTAACAAacactttttaaaatgtgtatataatgcaaaaatataaatatatcttaataattataaatggCAACCATATCcatgtttttttccaagtaaaaaatttccataatatttttcttgtgtcttataatttttacaagGGTAAAATATTACAGTTCCTATTCCTGTATAGTTTTTCAATGAAGTTGATGGTATACCATCATCTTTGAATAACTTCAATTTacttttcttatttttattttttgccatttttatatttttttcttaataagtataagaattttttttaaacaaaataaaatccaTTTGAAGTGTTAGACATTTTTTCCCTATTGTAACAAacaaatagaaaatattcctttatatatatagatagaTATTctacaatatttatatttttatgtgtaTGTTTTTCTCCATATAGACACAAAGAATAAAATGCAAATTTACTCAGCAAaattgtgtatatattgCGTGTATGTGCAAAAAGctatattaaataactAGCTAcaacaaaaagaaaaaataagaaataaataaaaaatataaatagtataataaaaaataacttaaaaaatgttttaataaaaattggaattatttataatttttttcgaaaATCCACTTAATACgctaaagaaaaatttgcAAAAGCCATGGCAACTGTTAAGCATtattatagatatatttttcattatacatataaatcattttattttttatcaaaaacaaaaaaatatatttttttatttcaggAGGAGAGAATAAAGTTGCTCGTAGCTGCGAAAAAGGGTAATACCGCATTATTACCTTTCTGCTATTTTTTCGATATTCTTCGCCCCTATTCCGctttatatcatattttttattcttattttttatccattattcatttattatattaattttttgtttttacaaaaatttaatatctaataatttattgtgTAGGTGTTTACGAAGATGTCGTTATCTTGTCTAAATTGCAAATTCCGTTAGGAGATTATGTGCAACCCCCGGTATGTTGAAAAACGGGCTTCTGTAGACATACTATtcataaaagaaaaaaatcatgGTGCAaacaaatatgtataaatatatacaccaGTCGGGTAGCTATTTTCAATTGAAATTCATTACCCATGCACATTTTTAATCCgaattataaacaaaaacagctgtttattcatatttttttattctttattttttttccaatcATTTTATTCACATTATTACAACAGCACAATAGGACAGCTTTTTGGTATAGTTGTAGAAATGGAAACTTAAAAATTGCaagaataattttaaagaaaGGAAGTAATATTAATCATAAAGACGCAAATGGAATATCCCCTCTACATATTTGTGTCAAATATGGCCATTTAAACATCGCTAAATTCcttattgaaaataatgccaatataaatattatggataatgttaaaaataaaaattgtgaaaaaataaaatcgtcatttttattatttataatatatacagctcatatataataatatatcatccttataacattttttgttttaggAAGGACAATCacctattttttatgccataataaataaacattatGAAGTAATATtgctatattattttacccgcatataaatatatatacatatggcTACTTGTATACCTATGCCAATAAAAACATACTTTTTTGCGGCACACTTTTATAtactaatttattaaaacctttacaaataaattattagctcaccattttatgcataattGCATGTTTCACAAAAAAACGATTTAACctacaaatttaaaatgcCCTTTTTTTAGATTGCAAAATTGTTGATAGAGAATGGCGCCAATGTTCAAATAAAAGACAACGTAAATTTAAACTttcttaatatttaaataatatatattgaagaaaaataatattatgaacaaataGCTAGATAATATgacaaattaatataattatcgttttttttattaacagaaataattatttatttttttttgtagaaCAATGCAACTGTTTATGATTATGCCGATTTTATGGGGAGAACAAAATTatcttcatatatattatataaaagtatgaaaattaaaaaggaatataattttactaTTTACCAATTTATGTgggatatatttttttaaattagaCATCGTTTGGACCTATATCTCTACTTATTGatgcacacatatatatttatttatttttatattgttcatatatttagGCAACGAGCTAATTGTCAAAAATGCAAATTATTTGACAAATGAGGATAAGGAAACTTGTGAATAAAACtatgttaaaaatatgtataatctTTATGACTAAACcctattttataatttattttttaaataactttatttttatatatacaattaaaaataatgtacctaattatttattttgacaACTTTCGCCACATTTAAAAGACGACTAACGCCTTAAGCTTCATtgatatatgtaaaatattaaacaaaaaagggaaattataaaaatattgggAAGTTGGtgttaaattaaaaatgctaataatgagcaaataaatatttagtaAATATTCTTAACCATAAATAGTCATGGTAtgcatgaaaaaaattgccGATAAATATCAATTGGCCAAATGTAAATCAATGGCAAAtaacatgtatatatagaaatatgatgaaaatattatgtacaAAATTTACTTTGCATTTACCTCAaagtaaattatttaatgaattGAAGTGCACACATtgatacatataaataaatataaatatgtaaatacatggatttaattattctagacatttattttaattctgtatatatatattccttaattatacaaatttcATACGCCTTCTACTTGAAAACCTATTGTTAGTTTTAAGTTTTATACAAGTTTTGatattgattttttatataacacaaaacaaaaaaaattatatttttttattttatttaaagatCGTCAGATATTTATGCGTAGTTAAATTAGTTCAACATAATacttgtatatatttatcctTAGTTTGTGTGTTTTGCTTTTCTTCTTTCTCCTCTTCCAAGAGCATGGAAACCACTCTTGATAGTAGTAACAGATctgcattaaaaaaaaaaaaaggaaaataaattgaagaaaattataaataaaataaaaatacataaaatatatacaaataaaaaaagagtAATAACCTTTTTGCTCCACAAGCATTGCAATGTTGATGGAAAAGTCTTGTTCTACTATCTTTCTCCATAGCAGTATTTGGGCTTTTACACATTTGACAAGTAACATATtctgtaatatattttcttaacAATGCTTCAATATGTTTAGGCCCATACTTTCCTTTTAAAACTAATTGTCCTTCTCCTGCTATAGATCCTTCAGTTCCCAATTCTGCaagaacaaaatgaaagaCATGCTCTTCATTTCTGTTCATAATTGTACATATATCTTTAAAGTTAATCCATGCTACTTTTTTTGAACCAACTCTAACAACTTGTGGTGgttttattgtatatttttttgatatacataaatctatattatgtttattaaCTAAATCTTGAATTCTATGTAATAATTCTTCATATGGATATACTGCACCTTTTTCAAATACTTTTCCGGTACCATCTATAATAACTTCAACTTTATTTACAACTTccttcttctttttttttttttttttttcaccaaaatcaaataattgCGCTGCTTCATCATTTACTTTGTCAATATCAATAAAGGGTTTACTGGCATCTTCAACTTTTTCGTCTACTATTTCTTCGGCCTTTTCCTCAGCCTTTTCCTCAGCCTTCTCTTCTACCTTCTCTTCAGCCTTTTCTTCTACCTTCTCTTCAGCCTTTTCTTCTACCTTCTCTTCAACATGTTCTTCTACCTTCTCTTCAGCCTTTTCTTCTACTTTTTCTTCAGCCTTCTCTTCAACATTTTCTTCAACTTTTTCTTCAACATTCTCTTCAACTTTCTCTTCAACATTTTCTTCTACCTTCTCTTCAACCTGCTCTTCCACTTTCTCTTCAACCTGCTCTTCTACCTTCTCTTCAACTTTCTCTTCGATTTGCTCTTCAATTTTctcttccatttttatatatcttattaaattatactatttctttatatcaATTATCTTTTGATAACAATATGTACTTGCTATATATTTAGGACTagcttttttaaatgtaaaAGTAAACTGATATTGGCTCGTCCAAATAATTTCTATATCAAACttggttttatttttgactTTATAAtagatgaaaaataataaactttataaaaatttattattttataatattcttaACTATAGGAATAAGATTGGTTATAggtatgtatattatataaacatataatttagGGTTGTTCagatatttatatcattatatattttttcaaacttTCTTATATCCACACTAGGAGCTTTGCTGTGTGTTTTATAAGTATACTATtaattgttatatttttttatttttaaataaaaatattcttttaaaa
This Plasmodium chabaudi chabaudi strain AS genome assembly, chromosome: 12 DNA region includes the following protein-coding sequences:
- a CDS encoding succinate dehydrogenase subunit 4, putative (term=annotation;date=20110528;qualifier=removed_product=conserved Plasmodium protein, unknown function;qualifier=added_product=succinate dehydrogenase subunit 4, putative;qualifier=added_gene_name=sdh4;qualifier=added_literature=pmid:19682605;curatorName=ucb@sanger.ac.uk;~;query 1-37; ~;query 95-117; ~;query 38-57; ~;query 72-94; ~;query 58-71; ~tmhmm; query 1-118) codes for the protein MKLKLNIIKKKKGLGESISDGFKSLSNKIFGTGVDKYFQAINGAIILLFVTVLYYIHKFKSSTSRYKNMKILYMYYGFLVCLTGLTISINWMYYEHIKNKKKNRISSLDVKMAYKKK
- a CDS encoding MORN repeat protein, putative (term=structural;date=20110203;qualifier=method_exon=changed gene model, added exon 6 based on RNAseq;curatorName=ucb@sanger.ac.uk;~term=annotation;date=20180504;qualifier=removed_product=conserved Plasmodium protein, unknown function;qualifier=added_product=morn repeat protein, putative;curatorName=ucb@sanger.ac.uk;~pfam_scan;Pfam:PF02493.16; E()=0.0015;score=18.1;query 70-90;description=MORN;~pfam_scan;Pfam:PF02493.16; E()=0.0083;score=15.8;query 47-68;description=MORN;~pfam_scan;Pfam:PF02493.16; E()=12.0;score=5.8;query 317-338;description=MORN;~pfam_scan;Pfam:PF02493.16; E()=8.9E-4;score=18.9;query 271-289;description=MORN;~pfam_scan;Pfam:PF02493.16; E()=0.51;score=10.2;query248-270;description=MORN;~iprscan;InterPro:IPR003409 : MORN motif;SMART:SM00698; score=0.0012;query 269-290;description=MORN motif;~iprscan;InterPro:IPR003409 : MORN motif;SMART:SM00698; score=54.0;query 315-336;description=MORN motif;~iprscan;InterPro:IPR003409 : MORN motif;SMART:SM00698; score=0.88;query 246-267;description=MORN motif;~iprscan;InterPro:IPR003409 : MORN motif;SMART:SM00698; score=0.016;query 68-89;description=MORN motif;~iprscan;InterPro:IPR003409 : MORN motif;Pfam:PF02493; score=0.5;query 248-270;description=MORN motif;~iprscan;InterPro:IPR003409 : MORN motif;Pfam:PF02493; score=13.0;query 317-338;description=MORN motif;~iprscan;InterPro:IPR003409 : MORN motif;Pfam:PF02493; score=9.1E-4;query 271-289;description=MORN motif;~iprscan;InterPro:IPR003409 : MORN motif;Pfam:PF02493; score=0.0023;query 70-90;description=MORN motif;~iprscan;InterPro:IPR003409 : MORN motif;Pfam:PF02493; score=0.0099;query 47-68;description=MORN motif;~iprscan;InterPro:IPR003409 : MORN motif;SMART:SM00698; score=0.15;query 45-66;description=MORN motif;~iprscan;Superfamily:SSF82185; score=5.62E-11;query 44-96;description=null;~iprscan;Superfamily:SSF82185; score=6.28E-20;query 244-350;description=null), with the protein product MAKNKNKKSKLKLFKDDGIPSTSLKNYTGIGTVIFYPCKNYKTQEKYYGNFLLGKKHGYGEYEYLNGDLYQGSFEHNKKNGIGTYFFNNYTNKKKGNKKIRETSQSSNNEESENESNESMSEGSKSKSSENLDNKEEEESEESESEGSESKGSKSEDEKSKSEESKSEESKSEESENGESENEGSENGESENEGSENEGSKSKKDSEKERNKKKKKLSEKLLSLMQDSNKLKTKKEITCNTKEGKSYYYGNYSNGMKHDEGLMVYKNGDVYVGTWRFGKKNGYGKYIYKKCKSVLEGHWENGYLSHGKWILPNGTYFIGNFKNNEPIGDGVWYFKDGAQLNVHYYKDEKKYKKKNEQTNKKTSDLDVCLNCKPLYITYTRSSF
- a CDS encoding ankyrin-repeat protein, putative (term=annotation;date=20161118;qualifier=removed_product=conserved Plasmodium protein, unknown function;qualifier=added_product=ankyrin-repeat protein, putative;curatorName=ucb@sanger.ac.uk;~pfam_scan;Pfam:PF13606.2; E()=3.7E-4;score=20.7;query 105-133;description=Ank_3;~pfam_scan;Pfam:PF13637.2; E()=1.0E-12;score=48.3;query 40-93;description=Ank_4;~iprscan;InterPro:IPR002110 : Ankyrin;SMART:SM00248; score=2.6E-7;query 72-101;description=Ankyrin repeat;~iprscan;InterPro:IPR002110 : Ankyrin;Prosite:PS50088; score=9.858;query 39-71;description=Ankyrin repeat;~iprscan;InterPro:IPR002110 : Ankyrin;SMART:SM00248; score=4.7E-4;query 39-68;description=Ankyrin repeat;~iprscan;InterPro:IPR002110 : Ankyrin;PRINTS:PR01415; score=3.9E-6;query 73-88;description=Ankyrin repeat;~iprscan;InterPro:IPR002110 : Ankyrin;SMART:SM00248; score=1.3E-4;query 105-134;description=Ankyrin repeat;~iprscan;InterPro:IPR002110 : Ankyrin;Prosite:PS50088; score=14.292;query 72-104;description=Ankyrin repeat;~iprscan;InterPro:IPR002110 : Ankyrin;Prosite:PS50088; score=12.93;query 105-137;description=Ankyrin repeat;~iprscan;InterPro:IPR002110 : Ankyrin;PRINTS:PR01415; score=3.9E-6;query 121-135;description=Ankyrin repeat;~iprscan;InterPro:IPR020683 : Ankyrin repeat-containing domain;Pfam:PF12796; score=4.2E-17;query 63-136;description=Ankyrin repeat-containing domain;~iprscan;InterPro:IPR020683 : Ankyrin repeat-containing domain;Prosite:PS50297; score=36.445;query 39-170;description=Ankyrin repeat-containing domain;~iprscan;InterPro:IPR036770 : Ankyrin repeat-containing domain superfamily;Superfamily:SSF48403; score=3.26E-38;query 9-157;description=Ankyrin repeat-containing domain superfamily); the encoded protein is MATEERIKLLVAAKKGVYEDVVILSKLQIPLGDYVQPPHNRTAFWYSCRNGNLKIARIILKKGSNINHKDANGISPLHICVKYGHLNIAKFLIENNANINIMDNEGQSPIFYAIINKHYEIAKLLIENGANVQIKDNNNATVYDYADFMGRTKLSSYILYKSNELIVKNANYLTNEDKETCE